Genomic DNA from Niabella ginsenosidivorans:
AGCAGGTGCGCAAACGCAGTCCCGTCCTGCGATACCCGCGGTAATACCCGAAACACAAACCATTGTAAGTGGCGCAACAGTGAAAATGCGGCTACTGGAAAACGTTTATATCGCTGGCGTCAAAGTACCCAAAAATCATTTTGTATATGGACAGGCCTCTTTGAATGGTGAGCGTTTACAAATCGCCATTTCTTCTATTGAGTATGATAACAGGATACTGCCGGTAGCGCTTACGGTCTATGATAAAAAGGATGGGCTTTCAGGGATCAATATTCCCGGAGCCATTACCCGTGATGTTGCAAAAAAATCTGCTGCCCAATCCATGCAGGGTTTGGGAACGATTGGTACGCTCGATCCTTCCTTTGGTGCGCAGATGGCAACCGCTGGTTTAAACATGGCGCAGAACCTGGTAGGCAGAAGCGCCAGGCTGGTACGGGTTACACTAGCAGCCGGTTATCCTGTATTGCTCAAAGACGATAATCAGAAAGATAAATAATTTTTAACCTTTTAAATTTTCCAAGTGATGAACAGATTATGTGTGTCCCGGTTAATGGGGATCTTTTTTCTCTTTGCAGTTAAAACCGTAATAGCGCAGGATACAGAGCTACCTGCAACAACGATTGCACCTTATGACATTTCCGTCAGTTATCATCAGACTACCAACCTGATTTTCCCTTACGCGGTTAAAAGTGTTGATATTGGCAGTAATACAGTGCTTGCCCAGAAAGCAAAAAATGTTGAAAACATCCTGCAACTAAAAGCAGGTACCGAACAGTTTACACCTACCAACATTTCTGTGGTAACGGACGATGATACATTCTACTCTTTTGTCCTTCATTATACCGACAACCCATCCAACCTGAACATCAGTTTTGCAAATGGCGGACCGGTGCAGTTGGCCGGTAACCTGCCTAATGCGCGGCTGCTGGAACAGGAAGCCTGGCAGGTAGCAGCGAAGCGCTCATTTATGCATTTGAAACAAAATGAACAGGCGCTCAACCTGAAATTAAACGGCATGTTCTATTCTGAAAAGAACCTGTGGCTGAAGCTGGGAATAACCAATCAATCCGAGGTGGATTTTCAACCGGCGTATCTGCGTTTCTTCCTGCGGGATAAAAAGCAGGTGAAACGTACTGCCCTTAATGAAACAGAAATACTTCCACTATTTAAGCCTTCACTGTACACGGTTAAAGGAAATGCATCATCCGTATGGCCTGTTGCTTTTAAACCTTTCACAGTGCCAAAACATCAGCGGTTAATCGTGCAGGCAAGTGACGAAAGCGGAGGCCGTATGATCGTGCTGCCTATTAAAAGCAGGTTTTTTCTCAAAGCACACCGGCTGCCTTAATTAAGGAAAACAGCAATGCTGTTGTTTTCAGCACAACCGGTAAACCATCTTTTTACAATTAATAAATCAAGAAAAATGAAAATATTCTTTCAATCTATTATAATCGCGTGCACAGCACTTATCATTTTTTCGACGGGCTGCAAAAAAAGCGAAAACGCAAAGTCAGCCCCAACAGTATCAGAGACCGAACCGGCTAACCTGCAGAATCCCTATGACAGCTTTGGGTATTGGCATAATGTTATCCTGGATTCTATCGAACAGCAGCGAAAGACTGGCAACTGCGCCGGGTTCAGCGCATCCTGTAATTATATCCGCAAGTTCTATCGCATGAAGAACTGGCCGGAGCTTGCTCAGGACCATTTTAATAAAATCCCGCAGGAAGTGATGGACGCTGCCACGGATGTTAACGGCTTTATTGACCGGTACAGATGGAGCGATTCTGTAAAAACAAGATTAGCCCATCTTGTTAAAATAATAGAAGACGTTTCAATGGATAGCTGCACTTACCCGGAATTTAAAAATACTGTCAGGTGCTTTGAAGAAAATGTACTGCAAAGCGGGCTGCCGGATGCGGATCAGGAAGTTATTTTAAAAGCTACTTCCATTGCCAGATATTCCGGGTACCGCTGGATACAAGACCCTGAACTAAAGGGAGAATATGACCCTAATGCGCTGTTCCGGCAATTTCAAACGGCTGGTCTTGCATCGGTTACAGCCAAAGAAGTCCGTCCATTAAGTCTTTTTACAAGGGTCGGAAAATGGATTGCCACTACGATGATTGATATCACCTGTGCTATCGGAGAACTTAGTGTTGCTACCGGATCAGAAGCGAGCGATTTTTTCCGGGAGCTTATGAAATTGTAGTAATAGTCATTATGGCCTTGTAGCAGTATCTATTTGGAAAGGGAAATTTGAAAATTTCATACCATGAAGATAGCAGGAGTTGATGCGGAATACTTTACCCAGGTATTTGACCGGGCATTGAAAGATGGCGACCGATATGTCTGTCTTAGCACGGGAGATGATAAGCAGCCTTTTCCCGCAGAAACCATTCGCTTTTTTAAAGATAAATCAGAAGCGCTGTATTACAGTTACTGTAAACGATCAGAAGAAAATGTGTATTTGGAAACACTTCCTATTTTATCTGTGCAGGAACAGCTATGCAGAAAAATAGAATTGCAGCAGTTAACCAGATCACCCGGACTGGAGCTAAAGGATATTATCATAGATACCGCCCATATTCATTACCTGGAAAGAGCACGCCGGGAAATATTCACTGAGGATCTTGTAAAACGGCTTCGTGACCAAAATATTAAAGTAGATCAAAAACAATTACAGGATTATATCAGCGCCGATTTTACAAAATTTCAGATTAAAGGTATGCGATGGGAACGGGATGCGGAAACGCCTTATATGATACAAATAAAGCAGAACGAAAGCAGGGCCTTTTTAATAAGCTCAATCAGGATTCATCAAACAATGGATCAGCAAAGAAAGCAGGAGTATATGAAAAATGCTGTATTGACAGGAAAGTTAACGGAGAAAGACGCAATAGAGCTTAAAAATGTATTAAAGGCTGAAAGGGATAAAGGAAATTTTTATGCTGTAATTCCTGCCGGTAAAGATCAATTAAAAAAAGAAGACTTTTCTTTCGTTCGGTCGGTCTTCGACGCTTGGGAACATATCGGGCGGCAAAGCTCCTCCATTGAAGGGAAGGTAATAATACGGTCTATCAGCCTGCTCAAAGATGAAGTGGAGCAGCAATTGGATAGCAAAAAGGAAAAGGAACAATCATTGGAACAGCAGCCGGAACAAAAACCCCCACGTGGAAATGATCTGTCAAGGGAAAAATGAATCTAAGATATGTCAGACGGAGGTGCATATAGTAATGATGCGTTAGAAATCAGGGATAAGTTACGCATCGAGATCGAAAACGGGAATCGTTTTGTGTCTTTCCCAATGGGTAAGCAGGGTTTGACAAAGGAAGATTTTGCAGTTTTCAAAACCGCTGTTGAAGCACATGAACATGCGTATAAATGTACGACAAATCGTGAAAGTTATGCGGTACGCTCCATTAATACCGTTGAAAAGGGAATGGACAGGCTGCTCCACGACAAAGAAAGGCTTTGGCTGGTCAATATGCAAAAAGAAATAAAACAATTACTTGATATCGTCGAGCATATGCAGCAAAAAAAGGTTGCTGAAAGTGGACAGGAAATAAAATCAAACGACCAACAGCTATCAAGATAAAATTAATTATCATGGATAAAGAAGTCAGAATGGTAAATGAACAGGATTTAAAAGAGGCATTTGTAAGTTTTCTTTCCCGCAAAATGGCTAAAGCGGATTGGTATTTTAAATATTCAGATAGCTCTTGGGAGTGGAATTTGGGTATTAATGAGGTTGAGGGAATAAAGCAAGAGCTTAAAGCATTATCGAGATTGAATGGTGGAGTTGAAGAAGCAATAAAGCTGTGGGAGCAGCATGTCCCTAAATATTCAGTTGCTAAACCTCCTTATTTCTACGATCCCAATATATTAAATCTTGAAGTGGGGGGATGTTTTATGAAAGACGACATACCTAAACTCCGGGAAGTTCTCGAAACAATGCAACGCGATGGGAGTAGGTTCGTTGTATTTGAAGGTAATCCTTTATTATCACCGGAAGAAAGGTTCATTGGATTTAAAGGGGTTCTGGATGCAGAAAATTTCGCTCGGCAAAACACTACGCCTGAATCAGGTCATATCGTCTATTCAGTTGAGGGTGTGCAGAAATATCTGCAAAAAATTACAGAACCTGATTTTTGGAAAGAGCATACTTTAAAGGAAGTGATGGATAAATTTCAAGACACAGGTAAATCACCTCGCGGTTCGGAATTATCCAGGTAATGCAATATTCGTTAACTATAAAAGCAGTGAGTATGTATTTGAAGCAGTTGATTGGCTTTTTTATCAGGGCAAGCCGGGATCACCGGATAGGGCCGCATCATGTGGCGTTATATGTGGCTATATTCCAGGAGTGGTGCATACAGAATGGAAAAAGCCCTGTATCTGTAACACAGGCCCGTTTGCGGGAGGTGGCAAAGATCGGGCGAACCACTTATCATAAATGTATGAAGGAACTGGAGGGGTATGGATATATAAAATACCTGCGATCATACAGCCCGATACTGGGGAGCCTGGTGTATTTGGTGGAACTGGACCGGTAATTAAATTACCGGAGATTTTGTGAGTAAGATAAAGCCCGAAAGGGCTTTGTTTGTTTTTAATTTTAAAAAATGTTTTGTGATAAGAAAGGACGATTTGATTATAATGAAGGGAGTTGCGTTATGTTTCAAGCCGTATTTAAAACCGGAGGAGGCCTACATTTATTGCAACCTGGGACATACACAATTTGCTAAGAAATGTGAGGAATTTGGAATCGTAAAAAATGACAGCGGTTATTACAGGCGGGAGGACCTGCATAAAATAATGAACGGAGCACCCTCTCTGCATAAAACCGCTGTGAAAACCTAATTACTGAATATGGGTGGCAACTGTTTCGGGAGAGGTAACAGATGTATAGTTGACGTCTGATCTTTGGGCCGGTGCCTTTTATAATTCTTGCTCACTTGTTTGGTAGTAGCATGTCCCATTAAATAGGCTACAGTAGCATCATCTACCCGCTGATCCTGTAGCAATATAGAAAAGCTTAACCGACCGCAGGACCAGGTAATATGCTTATTGATACCTGCAGTGCGCATCCATTCTGCGAGAATCTTATTACAGGCGTCCTGACCCGGAAGCGCAAATACTTTCTGGCCAGCATATTCTTCTTCAGTACCTGTGGGCCTCAGCACATTTAATATTGCCATAGCTACCGGGTGCAAGTACAGCATAACGGGAAGGCCTGTTTTATGTTGTATAATGCGTGTTGTAAGCTTGTTTCCGTTTAACTGATGCCAGCGCAGGTCTTCCACATCGCACCATCTTACCCCTGTATAGCAGGTGAACAGGAAACCAAATTGTACCTGCTGATTGGAACAGGGGGTCTTCAGCAAAGCGAAGTATTCTTCTACTTCTAATAGCTCTTTTAAATGTTTGCTTGGGTTAGCGCGTGCTGCTACTTTTTCAGTGGGCGCTTCACGAAAATAACCATCGCTGGTAGCTGCATTGACTACCCACTTAAAACGGGAAAAATAATTCATTGGCGTATCGCCGGTGAAATGATCTAATAAAAATCTTCTAAACCGTTTGGCGAGGTTCTCCGTAATTTCAATTGGAGCAACAAAACTCTTATTGATAAATATTTTAAACTGCGTGAAGCTATTTTGCAGGTGCCGGTTACCTTTACGTTTATTCTTTTCCACATAGTCAGCATAGTAATCAAGGAAATTCGCCTTAAACTTATGCTGGGGAATAAATCCTGTTCCCACTGACTGCTGATCCAAAATAGCCTGGCCTTTTTTTACATCAATTAAAGCCTTTGTTTCAATATTATGCTGCTTCTCTGCAGCGTTTTGAGGTTTTACGTAAAGAAATAAGCCCATGGAGGGGCGTTGGCCTTTACCCCTGCCGTTATCATAGTAATAAAGATACTTATCGCCTTTCGCGTTCTTTCTTCTCCCGATATTCATACCCTCTGCATTTTAAAGGTGATAAAATTCGTAGTCAATGAATGTGCCGGAATACCGGGATTATTGTATCCATTGATAATGGAGGAAGACTGTGGAAAGAATCGTGAAAAAGAAATTTTCTGCGTCACATTCGTTTGCGTGCAACAGTTGGCCGGTTTGGCAGTTGTGTGTGTCATTTCATGTGTCAAACCGTGTGTCAATCGGTCAAAAAAATCCTGAAAAGGGAGTTGATTTCGGCAGCATTGTGCCTGTTTTGTGCTGGTAAGAATCCAGTAATTTCCGTGTGTCATACCCGTGTGTCAAATATGTGTCATTAATGGTGGAAACAAGCGTAAAAAAGCGACACTTTTTTGACACACGCAAAATTAAAAAAGGTTGTAAGTCAATCACTTACAACCTTTTTTGTGTGCCCGGGACTGGATTCGAACCAGCACATCCTTTCGAACGCTGCCACCTGAAGACAGTGCGTCTACCAATTTCGCCACCCGGGCGGGAGCGCAAATATAGTTGAAAAAATGAAAAATCAAACAATTTGTTTTGAAATATACTTCAAATTCTGATCGCTATTTAAAAAGAAAAATAAAAGAGTGCTGTCGCTACGCCAGGCAGCCATTTTGTATGCAGATATTGTCGTTTTCACCTGGCCTGCTTTAAAGTCCAGTACATCAAATCTGAACAGGTTTTGCCTTTCCCGGCAATTGCTTCGATCTTATTTTTACCTTTTTTAAGGGTTACATCAAACAGCCAGTGCTTATCGTTAACACCGGCGCGTCCAGCTATTGTTTTACCATTCAGCTTTAAGACAACCGGTCCCATATTTGCAAAAACCTGGATGGTTGCTGCAGATCCTGTGCGTATACTGTCGCGCCTGTTAGCCAGGTATACCATCGGCTCCGGGCTCCAGTTGGCCTTATACCAGTAAAAAGCATCTTTTTTCCGCCGGCGATCGAAAGTAACAATCCCCTTAAGATTACGAGCGTTCACCCCGCCCCTGTTCCATAAAGGCGTGGCAAACTCAAACATGTTCCATAAATATGAGGCCAGTATGCAGGGATGCTTTTCAATAATGGCCCATTGATGTATGTGTGTTTCCGTCTGGTAATTTTCCGGGGAGAACTGGCCGGATACCGGATCAATGCTTTTACGGTCAGGCAAAGTGTCTGAGCCCTGATCTATATTGCCGTCGGCGCCGTACTCCGTAAGCATTACCTTATAGTCCGGGTATTGCTGCTCTATGGTGGTCGCCCATTTTTCCAGATCGTCAATGGCGCCTTCATACCAGCCATAATAGCGGTTCATGCCCTGCACATCGCCTGCAAGGTTCTCGGGCCGGTCCATCGTACCATATCCATTCACAGAAGCTGTATACCGGTAAGGGTCATTGGTCTTTGCAATATCATTCAGTTCCCGGGTCAGTACCGGCACATAATCATCTTTTGTTTTTGAATACACTTCATTATGCATGCCCCACATGTAAATAGATGGATGGTTCCTGTTCTGGCGTACCAGTTCCTCCATCTGCTGTTTAGCGTTGGCTCCTTCTTTGGTGGTTACCGCATTTACAAAAGGGATCTCTGCCCAGATTAAAAAGCCAATGGAATCTGCCAGTGAATAAATATGATCCGATTGCTGATAGTGGGCCAGCCTGATGGTTGTAGCCCCTATTTCCTTTATCAGCTGCATATCTTCTCTTTCCTGCCCGGGTGAAAGGGCGTTACCATATTGCCAGCGATCCTGGTGCCTGGTAACACCGTACATAGGGTATTTTACGCCATTCAGAAAAACACCTTTACCGGCTATAAGTTCAATGTTCCGGATGCCCAAAGGCTGCTCCACCCGGTCTATTTCCTGCCCATTCCGAAGCAATGATACGTCAACCCGGTACAAATAGGGATCTTTTATGCCATTCCACAGATGGGGGTTCTTCAAATACAGCGAATCATTGGCATAAGTAATTCCCTGGGGGCTTAAGGCTATCTTCTTTTGTGTTTCCACCACCAGGTTCCCTTTGCTATCCAGCAGGGCCGTTTTCATTATCACATCCCGGTAATGCATTTCCCTGTTTTCCAGCTTCGCATTTACGGTTATATGCGCTTTTTCTGGTGAAACCTCTTTCTGTATGATCTGAATGCCGGAAGAAGCATAATCAGTAACGGTAATATTTACCGGTGACGTTACGATCATGCTTACGGGGCGGTAAATGCCCCCGTAAACAGGGAACAGGAAATGATTAACAGGAATAATATCCGGGTGCGCCGCATTATTGGTCTTTACCAGCAACTCATTCAGGGCACCGTATTTTATAACATTTGTAATCTCAAATGCAAAAGCGGAATAGCCGCCCCTGTGCTCTGTTAAAAATTTACCGTTAACGTATACAGTAGCAATTTCGCCAACCCCCTCAAACCTTAAAAAAATCCTTTTTCCTTTAAGTTGGTCGCCTACTGAAAATTGTTTCCGGTAATAGGCATCTCCCGTATAAAAATTTTTACCCAGCTGCATATCGGTCTTATT
This window encodes:
- the traN gene encoding conjugative transposon protein TraN, producing the protein MNRLCVSRLMGIFFLFAVKTVIAQDTELPATTIAPYDISVSYHQTTNLIFPYAVKSVDIGSNTVLAQKAKNVENILQLKAGTEQFTPTNISVVTDDDTFYSFVLHYTDNPSNLNISFANGGPVQLAGNLPNARLLEQEAWQVAAKRSFMHLKQNEQALNLKLNGMFYSEKNLWLKLGITNQSEVDFQPAYLRFFLRDKKQVKRTALNETEILPLFKPSLYTVKGNASSVWPVAFKPFTVPKHQRLIVQASDESGGRMIVLPIKSRFFLKAHRLP
- a CDS encoding site-specific integrase — protein: MNIGRRKNAKGDKYLYYYDNGRGKGQRPSMGLFLYVKPQNAAEKQHNIETKALIDVKKGQAILDQQSVGTGFIPQHKFKANFLDYYADYVEKNKRKGNRHLQNSFTQFKIFINKSFVAPIEITENLAKRFRRFLLDHFTGDTPMNYFSRFKWVVNAATSDGYFREAPTEKVAARANPSKHLKELLEVEEYFALLKTPCSNQQVQFGFLFTCYTGVRWCDVEDLRWHQLNGNKLTTRIIQHKTGLPVMLYLHPVAMAILNVLRPTGTEEEYAGQKVFALPGQDACNKILAEWMRTAGINKHITWSCGRLSFSILLQDQRVDDATVAYLMGHATTKQVSKNYKRHRPKDQTSTIHLLPLPKQLPPIFSN
- a CDS encoding glycoside hydrolase family 2 protein, producing the protein MIRSVLFFVLALLCGNQLTAQGSRKITAFNTGWNFTKDTVAGKWEAVTLPHTYNKTDMQLGKNFYTGDAYYRKQFSVGDQLKGKRIFLRFEGVGEIATVYVNGKFLTEHRGGYSAFAFEITNVIKYGALNELLVKTNNAAHPDIIPVNHFLFPVYGGIYRPVSMIVTSPVNITVTDYASSGIQIIQKEVSPEKAHITVNAKLENREMHYRDVIMKTALLDSKGNLVVETQKKIALSPQGITYANDSLYLKNPHLWNGIKDPYLYRVDVSLLRNGQEIDRVEQPLGIRNIELIAGKGVFLNGVKYPMYGVTRHQDRWQYGNALSPGQEREDMQLIKEIGATTIRLAHYQQSDHIYSLADSIGFLIWAEIPFVNAVTTKEGANAKQQMEELVRQNRNHPSIYMWGMHNEVYSKTKDDYVPVLTRELNDIAKTNDPYRYTASVNGYGTMDRPENLAGDVQGMNRYYGWYEGAIDDLEKWATTIEQQYPDYKVMLTEYGADGNIDQGSDTLPDRKSIDPVSGQFSPENYQTETHIHQWAIIEKHPCILASYLWNMFEFATPLWNRGGVNARNLKGIVTFDRRRKKDAFYWYKANWSPEPMVYLANRRDSIRTGSAATIQVFANMGPVVLKLNGKTIAGRAGVNDKHWLFDVTLKKGKNKIEAIAGKGKTCSDLMYWTLKQAR